In Zea mays cultivar B73 chromosome 7, Zm-B73-REFERENCE-NAM-5.0, whole genome shotgun sequence, the following proteins share a genomic window:
- the LOC103633192 gene encoding protein FAR1-RELATED SEQUENCE 5 codes for MSTAGDPSRLSGESSPSSSTSSGSSSHSSGAADAAATNLALTAPTSALADDTDADAPTSPRVGTYFETEDDAYEFYKAYAARLGFVVRKSNKSKNSRHTVTRRLFVCSKQGFRQEPKKPQDETAGSGVASSPSLSLVPAPRCPDSRTGCLASLTIKLIPSANAFRVTDFVADHNHPLASSSPAVSLALLSPSSSHHSIVAVASLPDPRDGPRADMHFETEEDAYVFYNRYAEHVGFSVRRSYKKRKRGMIVSRIFVCSREGVSDRTKQEGGAIVIANGGAGSAGTPRPGPPPTRTGCQARMVIKITPCRTYRVAKFFPEHNHPLANPDSVHKLRSHKMRARAHELGAGEMHRRKQGKGVQLGDVGAALQYLEELQVENPSVYYAVGVGPDGKSAVNFFWADAKSIIDYRSFGDVVCFDTTYALNIYGRPFALFVGVDNHKQLLVFGAALLYDESIQSLKWVFEVFADAMHARHPQTILIDERPECAIAAAEVWPGTNHCTGVWHIYHNSKRHLKQVFESSKSFSNALNHCLFECEDEIEFLSAWEKLVEKHDIGESEWLSRLYLEKEKWALPYQRTMFSADILSTLRKDNMINELRRDLSEQEDILQFFRRYESILEEHRSKKLHADVDGSQVTLPIPSLRMLKQSSNAYTPEAFKMFQGEFEAYMNCMSFPCGVVGTISEYKIVLDEKPSESFVKFDALDGSTTCSCKKFEAVGIQCCHVLKVLDLKNIKELPEQYILKRWRKDARSVQIGEEPTYGSGSVMRSTSEARFSNMCRLASLIASRAAKSEDVMSYIESQSNAIQKHLDDILHTSYPDMGNHTVASSSQAISFVGTQHPDHSTPVVVAQTTNGLMGL; via the exons ATGTCCACCGCCGGGGACCCTTCCCgcctctccggcgagtcctcgccGTCGTCCTCCACGTCCTCCGGCTCCTCCTCCCACTCCTCTGGCGCCGCCGATGCCGCCGCCACCAACCTCGCCCTGACAGCACCAACCTCCGCCCTCGCCGATGACACAGACGCCGATGCCCCCACCTCCCCGCGCGTGGGGACGTACTTTGAGACCGAGGACGACGCGTACGAGTTCTACAAGGCCTACGCGGCCCGTCTCGGCTTCGTCGTCCGCAAGTCCAACAAGTCCAAGAACTCACGGCACACCGTCACCCGCCGCCTCTTCGTCTGCTCCAAGCAGGGCTTCCGCCAGGAGCCCAAGAAGCCCCAGGACGAAACCGCAGGCTCCGGAGTCGCGTCCTCGCCCTCGCTGTCGCTGGTGCCTGCGCCTCGGTGCCCGGACTCGCGCACAGGCTGCCTAGCGTCGCTCACCATCAAGCTCATTCCTTCCGCAAACGCCTTCCGTGTTACTGACTTCGTCGCCGATCACAACCACCCGCTCGCCTCTTCCTCGCCCGCTGTGTCACTAGCCTTGCTGTCGCCGAGCTCTTCACACCACAGCATTGTAGCAGTGGCCAGCTTGCCGGACCCAAGGGATGGGCCGCGGGCCGATATGCATTTTGAGACAGAGGAGGATGCATATGTCTTCTATAACAGATATGCCGAACATGTAGGCTTCAGTGTACGGCGCTCCTACAAGAAGCGGAAGCGAGGGATGATAGTGTCGCGTATTTTTGTTTGTTCTCGCGAGGGTGTCAGTGACCGCACCAAGCAAGAGGGTGGAGCCATAGTCATTGCAAATGGTGGTGCAGGGTCAGCAGGCACACCTAGGCCAGGTCCGCCGCCAACACGGACCGGATGTCAGGCAAGAATGGTGATAAAGATCACCCCCTGCCGAACATACCGTGTAGCAAAGTTTTTTCCAGAGCATAACCATCCTCTGGCCAATCCAGACAGCGTGCATAAGCTGCGGTCTCATAAAATGAGAGCCCGTGCACATGAGCTTGGAGCAGGGGAAATGCATCGAAGGAAGCAAGGGAAGGGTGTGCAGCTTGGGGATGTTGGCGCAGCATTGCAATACTTGGAGGAGTTGCAGGTAGAAAATCCTTCAGTTTATTACGCGGTAGGAGTGGGGCCTGATGGGAAATCCGCTGTGAATTTCTTCTGGGCTGATGCAAAATCAATAATTGACTACAGGAGTTTTGGGGATGTTGTTTGCTTTGATACAACATATGCATTGAACATTTATGGACGGCCATTTGCACTCTTTGTTGGTGTTGACAACCATAAGCAGTTACTTGTGTTTGGCGCAGCACTGCTCTATGATGAGAGCATTCAGTCGCTGAAATGGGTATTTGAGGTGTTTGCTGATGCCATGCATGCTAGGCACCCACAAACTATTTTGATTGATGAACGTCCTGAGTGTGCCATTGCAGCAGCAGAGGTGTGGCCTGGCACCAATCACTGCACAGGGGTGTGGCATATCTACCATAATTCAAAGAGGCACTTGAAGCAGGTGTTTGAAAGCTCAAAAAGTTTCAGCAATGCTTTGAACCATTGTCTCTTTGAATGTGAGGATGAGATTGAGTTCTTGTCAGCATGGGAAAAGCTAGTTGAGAAACATGACATTGGTGAGAGTGAGTGGCTCAGCAGACTTTACCTGGAGAAAGAAAAATGGGCTTTACCTTATCAGAGAACCATGTTTTCTGCTGATATACTCTCAACCCTTCGTAAGGATAACATGATTAATGAACTAAGACGAGACCTCAGTGAGCAAGAAGATATCCTGCAGTTCTTCAGGCGTTATGAGTCTATTCTGGAAGAGCATCGATCAAAGAAATTGCATGCTGATGTTGATGGCAGCCAGGTTACTCTGCCTATCCCATCGTTGCGAATGCTAAAACAATCATCAAATGCTTATACACCTGAAGCTTTCAAGATGTTCCAGGGAGAGTTTGAGGCTTACATGAATTGCATGTCCTTCCCCTGCGGTGTGGTTGGCACGATCTCTGAGTACAAGATTGTGCTTGATGAGAAGCCATCAGAGAGTTTTGTCAAATTTGATGCACTAGATGGCTCGACCACTTGCAGCTGCAAGAAGTTTGAAGCTGTTGGGATTCAATGCTGTCATGTACTGAAAGTGCTGGATCTCAAGAATATCAAAGAACTTCCAGAACAATATATTTTGAAGAGATGGAGGAAAGATGCTCGTTCTGTTCAAATTGGGGAGGAACCTACCTATGGGTCTGGCAGTGTCATGCGATCAACCTCAGAAGCTCGATTCAGTAACATGTGTCGGTTGGCTAGCTTGATTGCTTCAAGAGCTGCCAAATCCGAGGATGTGATGTCATACATCGAAAGTCAGTCAAATGCTATTCAGAAACATCTGGATGATATTCTACACACAAGCTATCCTGATATGGGAAATCACACTGTTGCTTCAAGTAGTCAAGCAATTTCCTTTGTAGGCACCCAACATCCTGACCATTCCACACCAGTAGTGGTTGCACAGACAACAAATG GCCTGATGGGGCTTTGA
- the LOC100191942 gene encoding NAD-dependent malic enzyme 62 kDa isoform, mitochondrial-like: protein MSSISRNLRRSLAPDRLRRLSQHPREYVTSECHRPVVLHKRGPDILHDPWFNRGTAFSMTERDRLGLRGLLPPNVVSSQQQIDRFMLDLKRLQRYARDGPSDTYPLAKWRILNRLHDRNETMYYKVLIDNIEEYAPIVYTPTVGLVCQNYSGLFRRPRGMYFSAEDRGEMMSMVYNWPADQVDMIVVTDGSRILGLGDLGVHGIGIAIGKLDLYVAAAGINPQRVLPVMIDVGTNNEKLLKDPLYLGLQEHRLEGDEYVSVIDEFMEAVFTRWPNVIVQFEDFQSKWAFRLLQRYRKTYRMFNDDVQGTAGVAIAGLLGAVRAQGRPMIDFPKQRIVVAGAGSAGIGVVNAASRTMARMLGNNDVAFESARSQFWIVDAHGLITEDREDIDPDARPFARRKSELGHQGLSEGASLVEVVKKVKPDVILGLSAVGGLFSKEVLEALKDSSSSRPAIFAMSNPTKNAECTPGEAFSILGEKVIFASGSPFHDVDLGDGKIGHSNQGNNMYLFPGIGLGTLLSGARVISDGMLQAAAERLASYMKEEEVLEGIIYPPISRIRDITKEVAAAVVREAVAEDLAEGYRDMDARELARLSEEETNEYVKTNMWSPVYPTIIYKKD, encoded by the exons atGTCGTCCATCTCGCGGAATCTCCGGCGATCCCTCGCCCCGGACCGCCTGCGCCGCCTCTCCCAGCACCCGCGAGAGTATGTGACGTCGGAGTGCCACCGCCCCGTCGTCCTCCACAAGCGCGGCCCCGACATCCTCCACGACCCCTGGTTCAACCGG GGCACGGCGTTCTCGATGACCGAGAGGGACCGCCTCGGCCTCCGCGGCCTGCTCCCGCCCAACGTCGTCTCCTCGCAGCAGCAGATCGACAGATTCA TGCTTGATCTGAAACGGCTGCAGAGATATGCAAGAGATGGCCCGTCTGATACTTATCCATTGGCAAAATGGCGCATCCTTAACAGATTGCATGACAGAAATGAAACGATGTACTACAAG GTACTAATAGATAACATTGAGGAGTATGCACCTATCGTTTACACACCAACCGTTGGACTTGTTTGCCAAAACTACAGTGGTCTGTTTCGACGCCCTAGGGGAATGTACTTTAGTGCAGAAGATCGTGGGGAGATGATGTCCATGGTGTACAATTGGCCAGCTGATCAG GTTGACATGATAGTGGTGACTGATGGAAGCAGGATATTGGGTCTTGGTGATCTTGGGGTGCATGGTATTGGCATTGCTATTGGAAAATTGGATTTATATGTTGCTGCTGCTGGAATAAATCCTCAAAGG GTTCTTCCTGTTATGATTGATGTCGGAACGAACAACGAGAAGCTCCTTAAGGATCCTCTTT ATCTTGGGCTACAAGAGCACCGTCTTGAGGGAGATGAATATGTTTCAGTTATTGATGAATTCATGGAAGCTGTTTTTACTCGCTGGCCTAATGTTATTGTACAG TTTGAAGATTTCCAAAGTAAATGGGCCTTTAGGTTGTTGCAGCGTTACAGAAAGACTTATCGCATGTTTAATGATGATGTTCAG GGAACTGCTGGTGTCGCAATAGCAGGCCTTTTAGGAGCTGTACGGGCACAAGGGAGGCCAATGATAGATTTTCCAAAGCAAAGGATTGTTGTTGCTGGCGCTGGCAG TGCTGGTATTGGAGTGGTGAATGCTGCAAGCAGAACCATGGCAAGAATGTTGGGAAACAATGACGTTGCTTTTGAGAGTGCGAGGAGTCAATTCTGGATAGTGGATGCCCAT GGCCTAATAACAGAAGACCGAGAAGATATCGATCCAGATGCACGGCCTTTTGCTAGAAGAAAGAGTGAGCTTGGTCACCAGGGCCTAAGTGAGGGGGCAAGCTTAGTTGAAGTG GTTAAAAAGGTGAAGCCTGATGTCATACTTGGATTATCTGCTGTTGGTGGTTTGTTCTCGAAGGAG GTTCTAGAGGCACTAAAAGATTCGTCCTCGTCAAGGCCAGCAATTTTTGCAATGTCCAATCCAACTAAGAATG CTGAGTGTACACCTGGGGAAGCATTTTCAATTCTAGGTGAAAAGGTCATCTTTGCTAGTGGGAGCCCATTTCATGATGTGGATCTTG GTGATGGGAAGATTGGCCATTCCAatcaagggaacaacatgtacctcTTTCCTGG AATAGGGCTTGGAACCCTTCTGTCTGGTGCTCGGGTTATCTCTGATGGAATGCTGCAGGCTGCAGCTGAACG TTTGGCTTCATACATGAAAGAGGAGGAGGTTCTCGAAGGGATAATTTATCCTCCAATTTCCAG AATACGTGACATCACTAAGGAGGTGGCAGCAGCAGTTGTGAGGGAGGCAGTAGCAGAGGATCTAGCTGAGGGATACCGTGACATGGATGCACGTGAGCTTGCACGACTCAGTGAG GAAGAAACTAATGAATATGTCAAGACGAACATGTGGAGTCCTGTCTATCCAACAATAATATACAAGAAGGACTAG